The Candidatus Binatota bacterium genome segment CAGATCGGTCTTATTAACGACGACCACTTGCGGTCTGTTTGCGAGTCGCTCGGCAAAGCCTCTTAACTCGCCGTTCACAGTGTCGAAATCGGCCATGACCTGCTCGGCGTCGCGGCCCGAAGCGTCGACCATGTGCACCAGCAGAGCGGCCCGGTCCACGTGCCTGAGAAACTGCGTACCCAGGCCGTGGCCCTGGTGGGCGCCTTCAATAAGGCCCGGTATGTCGGCCATCACGAACGAGGCTTCTTCGGCCACCGCCACGACCCCCAGTGTGGGCACCAGGGTTGTAAACGGGTAGTCGGCAATTCTCGGTCGGGCCGCGCTAAGGCGCGAGAGCAGGCTCGATTTGCCCGCGTTGGGCAGGCCGATGATGCCGGCGTCGGCCAACAGGCGTAGCTCGAATTCCAGCGAGTGCTGCTCGCCCTGGCCGCCGTGGTCGGCCCGTCGCGGGGCCTGGTTGGTGGGTGTAGCAAAGCGGGCGTTGCCGCGTCCGCCATCGCCACCACCGGCCAGCAGCACGCGCTGGTCTTCCTCAACGAGATC includes the following:
- the obgE gene encoding GTPase ObgE, with amino-acid sequence MKFIDEARIRVFGGDGGNGACAFLREKYRPMGGPSGGDGGRGGCVWAVASSHMTTLQDYRFKREIKADRGGDGQGKGKHGRAAGDIELPLPIGSIIRDLDSGQVVGDLVEEDQRVLLAGGGDGGRGNARFATPTNQAPRRADHGGQGEQHSLEFELRLLADAGIIGLPNAGKSSLLSRLSAARPRIADYPFTTLVPTLGVVAVAEEASFVMADIPGLIEGAHQGHGLGTQFLRHVDRAALLVHMVDASGRDAEQVMADFDTVNGELRGFAERLANRPQVVVVNKTDLPDATELLPALRRLFAERNIAFEAISAATGEGCARLAAVIWEQVRQQRGDNAERQAMHD